In the genome of Acaryochloris sp. CCMEE 5410, the window TTAAAGACCCCTGTTTTGCCGAAAACTATGTGGAGAAGTATCGCGCAGGGCGGATTCAAGCCATTAATAACGTCCACGAGGCAGGTTTAACGAAATGCCATCTGGCTCAACTAGAACCCTTTCAAGTCAAAGCCAACTTAGTAGTGCCAATTCTGCGAGAGGAGAAGTTATTTGGTTTATTGATTGCCCATCAATGTACCCAACCCCGAGTATGGCAAGAGTCAGAAATCAACTTCTTTGCTCAAGTCGCCTCCCAAGTTGGGTTCGCCCTTGACCATGCCCGACTTCTCGTTCAAGTCGATCAAGCCAATAACAACGCGATGGCCCACACTCAGCAGGCAGCTCAAGACTATGAAATGCTACAGCAGAGAATTTCACAGCTTTCCTTAGAAAGCAATAGCGTGGTGGAATTATTTGGCACAGATGCCAACATGGCGATCACTAATACCCAAGATCAGATGCATGAGATTGCTGAAGCGGCTGATCAAATTCACGTCATCCTCAATGAGATTACCCAAACCCAGGAACAAGTGCAGATTGCCACACAAGAAAGTCAAACTGGGATGACCCATACCGTGGACCATTTACAGTCTCTATCCAAATTGGTAGAAACCGTTGACCAGTCGGTCCATCCCTTACAGCAACCCACCCAACAACTAGGTGAGCTGATCGATTTAATGGGGCATGTGGTGTCTCAAGTCCAGCTGCAGGCAATGAATGCAGCCCTAGAAGCGGCTCGATCGGGTGCTGCAGGTCAATCTTTTGCTGAGATCGCCGAAAAGGTCCATGGCTTATCTCGGCAATTAGATGCAACCCTGACGGATATCAAACCCTTAGTCAGCCATATTCAAACCACCACTCAATCTGTGGGTCAGGAGATGGCTAGTGGGAAAAACGCGATTGCGGTAGACACCCAAACCTTAGGCAGCACCCAAATCAAGTTGGCTGAATTAAATAGCTTAAATCAACGGGTCTTAGATCTCGTGCAGCAAATTGCTGAAGTCACTACAAATCAAGTGGAATTATCGGTGTTAGGTCACAAAACATTGGATCATCTTGCCAACACTACCCTCAGTGCAACAACGCAATCTTCCCAAATTGCAGAAGCGGTTCATCAGCTCATGGCTACGGTCAATAACGACCTCAACTCGGAAGATTCCTTTTAGGCCTAGTTCATGACTCTGATAACGTTCCATCCTTTGCTTTGTCTTGTCTTCAGTCCCATCTTATTTGTGTTGGGACTCTCCCCTCTAATCTGCCAATCAGTTCATGACCTATACAAGGAAGCCAGACATGGCTAATGAGACGCCGCTGCGCGATCCTGCTTATCAACTGTTTTTTCAAGAAGCATTAGAACTTTTACTGCAGATTGATACGACCTTACAAGAGGTGCTGCAAATTCCGAGTAAAACATCCATCGATTTTTTACTGGAGATGGCGCAAATCCTATATGAGGGAGCCCAATCCCTCAATCTCACTCAGTTAGCCCATCAGGTCCAAATCTTTTCGAGCTTAATGCTGAACTTACAGCAAGATCCCTTAGGAACGACTCCAGAGGATGCATATCAGTTGAGGCAAGCTTTTAAAGAGATGCAAACCGCTTTAGAGGCTTATATCTCTGGTCCACCTGTCTTAGATATGTCTTCAAACCTCGATGTTTCTTCAGAACGAGAGTCTTCTTCCCATGGGTCCATTGCTTTAGACGTCGCAGAAGATGAGTTAGCCACCAATGGTAATTTAATGCTGCCCGCAGGGGGGAGTGATGTTACCTCTTTAATCTTGATCTCTGATGTCGCGGAAATTTTGGATCAGCTGCAGCAGGTCTTGGTTAATCCCCAGGTATTTGACCTGGCAGCCGAGTTAAAAGCCTTGACAGAAGCATTATTGGGTTGGGGAGAAGTCTTAGAGCTCAATGAACTGACCACGATTGCTCAATCGACCTTAGACATGTTGGATAGCAATCCCCAATCTGCGATTTCGATTGGCCAATTATCTTTGGCTGGCTTTCGAGCCGCCCATAAAACGGCTTTACAAGCATTGCAGGCTGACTCAGGTTCGCAAAATGCTGACCATCACCCACAAAGCTCGAAGAAGCTGGATCTTCCATCGAGTCCCACGGCCATGTCTCCCATGGCTGCCGAAATTCCCACTGCTGAGTCATTATCAGCGTCAGATGAGGTGATTTTAAATGCCACTCAGTTATTTGTCTGGCAGCAAGAAAGGCTGCTCTTTACGATTCCGTCAGAGGCGGTGGCAGAAATCCTCATTCCCAGAGCTGAACAGTTAATGGGCAATGAGCATCAGCGTTGTTTAAGTTGGCAGCAGCAGTTTATCCCGATTCATCCATTGGGGCATCTGCTCAATCGAGGGGAGTCTCATTGGCCCCGACTCACTGCTGCGGTCTTGCCTGGACGTGGAGCAAATAGTGCGACGGTATTTGGCAGTTCTCCCTTGATCATTATTCATCAAGGGGGCCAAACCCTGGCCTTAGAAGTTGAAATCACCCGCTTAGTGACGGAGTCAGAGCTGGTTCTGCAAATTCCGGAAGGACAGATCCATTGTCCTTATTTTTCTGGCGAGACGGCCTTGGAGTCGGAGCAGTACGGAGTGGTTGATATTGCCGCCCTGCTCAATGAAATGTTGCATTTAAGTCCCCTGCCAATGCCCAAGGCAGTAAGGCTATCGAGTCCAGCAGTATCTGTCAGTCTAAAGCCCAAACGCCCTCCCAAAATTTCGAAGAAAACGCGATCGCAAACCACAATACTCGTAGTTGACGATTCCAAAATGGTGCGCATGATGGTTAGCACGGCGCTGCAATCAGCCGGCTACGACGTCCTTGAGGCGGCTGATGGTCAATTGGCCATCGAACAGGTAGAGCGGGCAGATATTCAGCTGATTATTTGTGACGTAGAAATGCCCAATATGAATGGGTTTGAGTTTCTAGAATATCGGTGCCGTCAGCCAGCCATAATGAACCTGCCAGTGGTGATGCTAAGCACTTGCAATAGTGACCAGCACCGGCAATTAGCGACGACCTTGGGCGCTAATGCTTATCTGACAAAACCTTACGATGAATCCAATCTCTTAGCCACCTTACAAGCACTGGTAGGCTAGCAGCATTCACCATTCTCTTCGGGAAATTGTTTGGCGTTCAGGAATAGATTGGGCGAAACGCTAGACAGACTCTATTTCATGCTCGCCCAAATGAATGCGGAGCTTCTTGCTGAACTTAACGAGATAGGGATAGTTGGCGCTCACTTCTCGCCCTTGCCAGTCCTTAATGACTTGAATCAGCTCACCTTCAGTCCCCTTAATATCGAAAGGGTTATTTCGATGTTCAGGATGATGGTAAATAATGACTGATTCTTTGACGCGGACTTGATCGCCTATTTGCATAACTTAGCCGATTACTCTAAACAGGGGCATCAACTGCTTGCAAATCTCTAGAGAGAGTGCAGAACAATCTCTATTAATCTTTGCACAAGATGGACCGTTGCTGATGGGGCAATCATAGGATCTTACGGTTAGTGCAAGGCTACAAAACCAGCCAAAGCAAGCCCCAATCAACTGATGAGAGCTTAGAGGGATGTAACAGAAAATACGATTATTTTTTGCAAAATGAAGGTGGGTCAGCCTAACTTGTAGGGGCAACCCCAGAAACCGCTCCCCTATCGTCATTGCGCCAAAAGGTATCTCATGCTCTCAGTTGACCAAGCAGAGTCTCTTATCCTCAAAACGGCTCAATCCCTTACAGATCAAGAAATCACTACTCTCCTCAACGCGCAACAGCGCATTCTGGCCACTGATATTTCCAGTACATTGGATTTTCCCTATTGGGATAATTCGGCGATGGATGGGTATGCTGTTCGCTATGCAGATGTCCAAGCTTGTGGGCCTGATACTCCAGCTATCCTCGATGTGGTGACGGAAATACCCGCCGGGACGTGTCCCAATCTCTCCCTAGCCCCTGGACAGGCGGCCCGAATCTTTACGGGAGCCATGGTGCCCCAGGGGGCAGATACGGTGGTGATGCAGGAGAATACCCTTCGGCAAGGTGACCAGGTTCATATCCTTCAATGCCCTCAACCCCAAGCCTTTGTCAGAAAGCGAGGTGCCTATTACCAAGCAGGAGTGCCGATTTTAAAGCAAGGCATGACTTTAACGCCCCCAGATATCGCCATTTTGGCAACGGTTCAGTGCACAGAAATTCCTGTTTATCGTCGGCCCGTGGTTGCGATTTTATCGACGGGTAATGAGCTGGTTGCGCCGGATCAGCCATTGCAGGCCGGACAAATTGTTGACTCCAATCGTTATGCTTTGGCGGCTTTAGTACAGGCAACGGGAGCCGAAGTTCAGCTGATCGATTTGGTGGGGGACACAGTGGAGGATTTGAAAGCTGCGATCGCATCTACAATTCCCCAGGCCGATGTGGTGATTTCCTCTGGGGGAGTCTCTGTAGGAGATTACGATTATGTGGATCAAGTGTTAGCGGAGTTAAACGCTGATATCCATATTCGGTCAGTAGCGGTTAAGCCTGGTAAGCCCTTAACCTTTGCCACTTTTCCCACTGCAGATGGAAGCCAGCCTGTTCTCTATTTTGGTCTACCAGGGAATCCAGTTTCCGCGTTGGTCAGTTTTTGGCGATTTGTTCAGCCAGCCCTCCGTAAAGTGTCTGGCCAGTCAGGCAGTTGGCGACCTCGTTTTGTAGAAGCAAGAACCTTACACCCTTTACCTGCGGGAGGACGGAGAGAGATTTATCTCTGGGGGCAGTTGAGCCTGGACGACGGCCAATATGAATTTACCCTCGCTGGTGGCAGCCATAGCTCTGGAAATTTGATGAATCTATCCCAAACCAACGGTTTAGTCGTTATTCCTGTTGATCATCCAGCGGTGGAGGCTGGAGAGTCGGTATCGGTGATGCAGGTGGGGGAAGCCACCACCTAAGCTATTCCAGCAAGCTCGATCACACGAGAAATTACCCTTGATTCATGCCAAATCAAAGACAACCATTGGCATTCTGGGGTCCTCAGTCTAAACTGTTGCCAAGCTGGCGCTATGTCTTGAGCAATGGGGGAGGTAGCCAGCGACGTTCGTACAAACTGTTTGCAGGAGTGATGGGCATGGCCACTGCCATCAAAATTAAACCCAAAGACCGGGATGCCGTGATTCAGGCCCTGCAAGCGGGCGTGGTTCCCCGCAAAGGACAACATTTAATCCAAGTCGGACGGGCTGAAGAGATTAAAGCCATTCTGCGAGATGTCGAACGCATTGCCGAAGGAGGGGCCGCCATCCGTTTCATTATTGGTGAGTACGGCTCAGGCAAAACCTTTTTCATCAATTTGACCCGCACCATTGCCTTAGAAAAAAAGCTGGTGACAGCCCATGCGGACCTAACGCCAGATCGACGTTTGCATGCCTCTAGTGGTCAAGCTCAGTCTTTATATTCGGAGCTAATGGCCAATCTGTCTACCCGCACCAAACCAGATGGCGGAGCCTTGCCCAGCGTGGTCGAACGCTTTGTGACATCGGCGATGACAGAGGGGCGCGATCGCAAAGTCAATCCCGAAGACATTATCCGAGAGCGATTAGCCCATCTCTCCGAATTCGTGGGTGGGTACGACTTTGCCGAAGTGATTGCCGCCTACTGGCGCGGCCATGATAGTGGGGATGATGCCCTTAAAGCCAATGCAGTCCGCTGGCTCCGGGGAGAATTTTCGACCAAGACCGAAGCTCGATCGGCCTTAGGGGTCAGAACCATCGTCGATGACACCAACGTCTACGATCAGCTCAAGCTCTTTGCCCAACTCGTGAAGCTAGCAGGGTACGACGGCTTTATGATTTGCTTGGATGAGCTGGTAAATCTCTACAAGCTCTCGAACACCCAGGCCCGCAAAAGTAACTATGAACAAATTCTGCGCATTCTCAATGATTGTCTGCAGGGCACTGCCGGTCATTTAGGATTTATGTTTGGTGGTACCCCTGATTTCTTGATGGATACACGCCGCGGACTGTACAGCTATCCTGCCCTGCAGACGAGATTGGCCGAGAATAGTTTTGCGGGGAATGGTCTTGTGGATTACAGTGGACCCGTTTTACGGTTAGCAAACCTGAGTCCCGAAGACCTATACGTGCTGCTGGGCAAAATTCGCC includes:
- the glp gene encoding gephyrin-like molybdotransferase Glp is translated as MLSVDQAESLILKTAQSLTDQEITTLLNAQQRILATDISSTLDFPYWDNSAMDGYAVRYADVQACGPDTPAILDVVTEIPAGTCPNLSLAPGQAARIFTGAMVPQGADTVVMQENTLRQGDQVHILQCPQPQAFVRKRGAYYQAGVPILKQGMTLTPPDIAILATVQCTEIPVYRRPVVAILSTGNELVAPDQPLQAGQIVDSNRYALAALVQATGAEVQLIDLVGDTVEDLKAAIASTIPQADVVISSGGVSVGDYDYVDQVLAELNADIHIRSVAVKPGKPLTFATFPTADGSQPVLYFGLPGNPVSALVSFWRFVQPALRKVSGQSGSWRPRFVEARTLHPLPAGGRREIYLWGQLSLDDGQYEFTLAGGSHSSGNLMNLSQTNGLVVIPVDHPAVEAGESVSVMQVGEATT
- a CDS encoding response regulator; translation: MANETPLRDPAYQLFFQEALELLLQIDTTLQEVLQIPSKTSIDFLLEMAQILYEGAQSLNLTQLAHQVQIFSSLMLNLQQDPLGTTPEDAYQLRQAFKEMQTALEAYISGPPVLDMSSNLDVSSERESSSHGSIALDVAEDELATNGNLMLPAGGSDVTSLILISDVAEILDQLQQVLVNPQVFDLAAELKALTEALLGWGEVLELNELTTIAQSTLDMLDSNPQSAISIGQLSLAGFRAAHKTALQALQADSGSQNADHHPQSSKKLDLPSSPTAMSPMAAEIPTAESLSASDEVILNATQLFVWQQERLLFTIPSEAVAEILIPRAEQLMGNEHQRCLSWQQQFIPIHPLGHLLNRGESHWPRLTAAVLPGRGANSATVFGSSPLIIIHQGGQTLALEVEITRLVTESELVLQIPEGQIHCPYFSGETALESEQYGVVDIAALLNEMLHLSPLPMPKAVRLSSPAVSVSLKPKRPPKISKKTRSQTTILVVDDSKMVRMMVSTALQSAGYDVLEAADGQLAIEQVERADIQLIICDVEMPNMNGFEFLEYRCRQPAIMNLPVVMLSTCNSDQHRQLATTLGANAYLTKPYDESNLLATLQALVG
- a CDS encoding ferredoxin-thioredoxin reductase variable chain, which produces MQIGDQVRVKESVIIYHHPEHRNNPFDIKGTEGELIQVIKDWQGREVSANYPYLVKFSKKLRIHLGEHEIESV
- a CDS encoding ATP-binding protein, which encodes MATAIKIKPKDRDAVIQALQAGVVPRKGQHLIQVGRAEEIKAILRDVERIAEGGAAIRFIIGEYGSGKTFFINLTRTIALEKKLVTAHADLTPDRRLHASSGQAQSLYSELMANLSTRTKPDGGALPSVVERFVTSAMTEGRDRKVNPEDIIRERLAHLSEFVGGYDFAEVIAAYWRGHDSGDDALKANAVRWLRGEFSTKTEARSALGVRTIVDDTNVYDQLKLFAQLVKLAGYDGFMICLDELVNLYKLSNTQARKSNYEQILRILNDCLQGTAGHLGFMFGGTPDFLMDTRRGLYSYPALQTRLAENSFAGNGLVDYSGPVLRLANLSPEDLYVLLGKIRLVFAEGNMKKSRLPDQGIQAFMAHCSDYIGEAYFRTPRNTIKAFVDLLAVLEQNTQVSWKDLITKVNIGTDANGGASPKTASKNGKRSQANDDLASFKL
- a CDS encoding GAF domain-containing protein, encoding MTHSSTPLDIDRAGQDDLSGNQDSSPSAVSIPPMQDLDAAEPTADPWNTQTETTVDEGVEEVTSGVTAQSSQSEHSTSTTSTQSSSWAVSPGPEKNKEVPFKAKAMSLALAVSMLPVLAVGTVTYFSGQLVQQQMTQERQAGNPDLQATERSIQQQLPSLLIGTGITAILAGAIAAWLAHRATTPILKAVQVSDEMLQQIRPGMVKPETAETDILSQLEHNIRSIEGYIPALLAQQDSEIEQLQMLKYITNKIRASLNEDDVLNTTVEEARKIIKADRVIVYGFDEDWYGTVIAESVIPGIAKALWAEIKDPCFAENYVEKYRAGRIQAINNVHEAGLTKCHLAQLEPFQVKANLVVPILREEKLFGLLIAHQCTQPRVWQESEINFFAQVASQVGFALDHARLLVQVDQANNNAMAHTQQAAQDYEMLQQRISQLSLESNSVVELFGTDANMAITNTQDQMHEIAEAADQIHVILNEITQTQEQVQIATQESQTGMTHTVDHLQSLSKLVETVDQSVHPLQQPTQQLGELIDLMGHVVSQVQLQAMNAALEAARSGAAGQSFAEIAEKVHGLSRQLDATLTDIKPLVSHIQTTTQSVGQEMASGKNAIAVDTQTLGSTQIKLAELNSLNQRVLDLVQQIAEVTTNQVELSVLGHKTLDHLANTTLSATTQSSQIAEAVHQLMATVNNDLNSEDSF